DNA sequence from the Cellulophaga sp. HaHaR_3_176 genome:
GAAATTAGAAGGTCTTAATTTTTATTCAAAAGTAAAATTCACAAAAACACCTCTAGTTTGTATCGCATTCAAATTCCCTGTCCACGGACTATTAGGGTCGTTATCAGGTACAAGTTCATCTGTTATAGCAAAAACACCTCTAATCGATGGTGAAAATTTAAAATATTCTGTATAAAAATCGATACCGAAACCAAGCTCCCAATTGAAAACATTTTTTTTCATTCTAAAAGTGCCACTTTCATTATCATCAAGGCTTTCTTCGTTACTACCTAAATTTAATGAATTAGAAAAACCACCGACAATAAAAGGTTTCCAGTTACCTAATCTTCGGGTACTAACTTTTAATAGAATAGGGAAATTTATATAGGTAGATTTTACTTCTCTAATAGCATCTCTTTCGTCAATAAAACCAGGAAACCCAATTGTTCTTTGGGTGTAAAATAATCCAGGTTCAAAACGAACGTCTAAAAATTCATTAATTCTTAACTCTCCAATTAACCCGACATTAAAACCTGTGCTAGTAGATACTAAATTGTCTCCGTTTGTTGGATTGTTTTTATAATCAAACTTAAAATCATATTGGTTAAAGCCTAAGTAGTAACCCCAGTTTAAAAGAGCTTCATCTTCATTTTCGATGTTTATGATAGGCCTTTCATTAAACTGAGCATTCGCAGATAGACATAACAATAAACCTATTAATAAGAAAAAAATATTTTTCATAACTTACTTTGTAGCTACATAAATAGAAGCCACCCCAAGTGTTTGGGGTTTGTTCTCTATATCTATAAACCCAATTTTTTGTAAAATATTGTTGAAAATTTTTCCATGAGGAAAAACAGAGGCAGATTCTGATAAATATTCATAAGCAGAATTGTCTTTAGAAAACATTTTTCCGATTTTAGGCATTATTTTTTTTGTATAAAAATTATAGCCTTGTTTAAAAGGAGCCTTAGTAGGTACAGATGTTTCTAGTATTACCAATGTGCCTCCTGTTTTTAAAACACGGTATATTTCAGACAAACCAATTTCTAAATTCTCAAAATTTCTAACACCAAAAGCTACTGTAATTGCATCAAAAGTGTTTTCGTTAAAAGGTAAATTTTCACTATCACCAACAATCATTTCGATGGTGTTATCTAATTTTTTTTGTGCAATTTTTTTCTTCCCGACAGATAGCATACCAGGTGAAATATCTAAGCCAACTATTTTGGAGGCTCCAGTTTCTACAAGATTAATTGCTAAATCACCAGTGCCAGTAGCAATATCTAAAATAGAAGAAGGATTTTTTTTCTTTAATATATTAACAACTCTTTTTCTCCATTTAATATCAATACCAAATGAAATTACACGATTTAGTCCATCGTAGTTGGTTGATATGGTATCGAACATTTGAGTTACTTGT
Encoded proteins:
- the ubiE gene encoding bifunctional demethylmenaquinone methyltransferase/2-methoxy-6-polyprenyl-1,4-benzoquinol methylase UbiE, whose product is MSKKVTPYKDSDLGKKEQVTQMFDTISTNYDGLNRVISFGIDIKWRKRVVNILKKKNPSSILDIATGTGDLAINLVETGASKIVGLDISPGMLSVGKKKIAQKKLDNTIEMIVGDSENLPFNENTFDAITVAFGVRNFENLEIGLSEIYRVLKTGGTLVILETSVPTKAPFKQGYNFYTKKIMPKIGKMFSKDNSAYEYLSESASVFPHGKIFNNILQKIGFIDIENKPQTLGVASIYVATK
- a CDS encoding porin family protein — encoded protein: MKNIFFLLIGLLLCLSANAQFNERPIINIENEDEALLNWGYYLGFNQYDFKFDYKNNPTNGDNLVSTSTGFNVGLIGELRINEFLDVRFEPGLFYTQRTIGFPGFIDERDAIREVKSTYINFPILLKVSTRRLGNWKPFIVGGFSNSLNLGSNEESLDDNESGTFRMKKNVFNWELGFGIDFYTEYFKFSPSIRGVFAITDELVPDNDPNSPWTGNLNAIQTRGVFVNFTFE